The genomic window aaaaataaaacataagggcAAATATAAACAAGttgcatttttcatttctatctaACCTCAGATGGGACAGAATGCTGGAATAGGCATGACACATTTTAAGATGGCAGGCGTAGTGTGAGATGTTCACGTTCTTCAGATATATCAGTGGTAATGGAGGACTTGTCAGAATCTGTAGAACCAGCGATTCCAGCTCCATCAATTGCTCCACAATGACGCAGATGATCTTAGGATCTTAATTGATGCATAAGACACCAAATCACGTAGTTTTCAAAATTACCCCTGTGGCACAAGTAAAATGCATCACGTTGTTGCTTATTCTTTTTCATCAGGATCTTCGTTCCTTCAGGGTCAGTAGTAACTATGCTTGAGGGTCCCCAGATCTTGGGTGTCACACTAAGGCCACAGCTTGCTATAACAGGTAGGTGAGGGTGGGGTTCAACGCAATTGATGGTAACTCCCTGATCCCCGTGAAAGCACTGAACAATCTGGCTAGATGACTTCTCCCAGAAAAATATATGTCCACAGTCACTGCCACTCACAACAAACTGACTTCTGGGCCCATAGAAATTGACACCTTTAAATGGCAAAGTATTTCGATGCCCTTTGTATCTTCTCACATACTGGGCTTCAACACAGCTGTTAGTATTAAAGAGATAAATATCTTCATCATTATAACTGGCCAAGAGCTCAGTGCCATCATAGCTATACACCAGGCTTGTGATGCTTGGCTGAATTTTATTGGTGCACAAGTGCGGAGGACAGAATTTCTTAAGTACTCCATTATTGACCCTCTGGTCCATTTTTCTCTGGTCATATAGTCTAACAACCGGATCTTGTCCACCCACTGCAAACTCGTGAATGTTGTTAGGATTCACAAAGATCGTATAGAGCCCCACTGTTTTCCAATTGTCTTTTATCACGAGCATTTTGGAAGCTGGCTGATCCAGCCGGAGGTCGACATGATAGACAGCACCATCTTTGCCTGATGTGAGGAATCTGTGTGGGCAGTGTGGCACTAATGCCAGACTGTGGGCAGCTGCTTCGTGCTGAGCCACACGTCTGATggtctggcaggctggggaggagCAGAGCTGTGCCACCCGAACCTGGCCATCGCTGCCGCACATGGCCATGGCGGTATCCCCACTATTTGGGAGGAACTTGGCCTGGAAGACAATACCGGTGAAGCCACTCTCAAAGTTCAGCAGGGCACGCTGCTGCACCCAATCCCAGATGATGACTCTCATGTCATCGCCGCTGCTCGTCAGCCAGGCCCCACTCTGGTTAAACTGCAGGGTGCTGACGCAGCCCACATGGCCTTTCAGCTCGCACTGCAGCTGGAAGCGCTGCACCagcgctctggccccacaggccTCGGAGACGAAGTTGGCCCTGGAGCCCAGCTGCCGGTCGCGCAGGGCAGATACGACCTGCCAGCGGGGGCGAGGCAGGGGAGAAACCTCCGAGGCCACCCAGTTCTCCAGGGCCTCCTCCCGCTCCTGCTCTAACTGCCCTTGTGGGACGTCGACGTCTCTGGACCTCACGAGGTCCTGAGACGATGaagcctcctcctcttccacatCATTCGCACCGCTCATGATATTGGACATTTTATCTGCTCACAGTTGTCCCACTCCGGCCAGGATTCGTAAGAACAGAACTTCTCCCTGGACCCTGCCTTTTTCGGTGGCAGCTTGATCGCAGGCCCAGACGTTGCTTCGGTGTCACGAAGGTACAGCGGCAATGGCCGTTGGGCAGAATCTCGCGAGAGGAGACTGTGGCCAGGACCACTATGGATACTGGTGAGGGTCAGAAGACCTTGGGCGGATGCACCGTTTGAAATGATTGTATTCGGTCTGGCACTCATGCTATCGTATACTTTCAGGGGTTGGACTTGGGAAGCGTAAGCTATTTTGGAAAACATTGTCCTTGGAATCATGCTTACTAAATGACAGTTGTTAGGTGAAACAGATTTTTATAAGCCTTGGtattattccattttaaaaagttgctaatttatttatttgattgattggCTTTGGTGCTCTGGGGTcagtcctggccctgcactcagaaatcacccctttgCAGGCTGTAGCTTATACAGGATGATGTGAATAAAACTGGGTACCTCTCAGGTAGGCAGCATGAAGGCAATGCTCTATctttgtactatgtctctggccccattcatactattctgacattaaaaaaagggcagggccgggaaggtggcgctataggtaagcaagtgctagcgtaggacggaccgtggttcgatccccggtgtcccatatggtccccccaagccaggggcgatttctgagtgcatagccaggagtaacccctgagcatcaaaatgggtgtggcccaaaaaccaaaaaaaaaaaaaaaggcaagtataCTTTTGGGGTCGGAGCGGTCACACAAGCcataaagcgtctgccttgctccTACCAGTTAGTTGAGAAAGGACTGtatttcgatcccctggtgtcccatagccaggagtgatttctgagcacgtagcgaggagtaacccttgagtgccactgtgtgtggccaaaataaataaataaataaataaataaataaataaataaataaataaataaatactttcagGGTGCAGAGGGATATATACTACAGTGagcagggtacttgctttgcatgaggccaatccataTTCCGTCCCTCCAACCCTAGATGATTCCcctagtcctgccaggagtgatctatccctgagttcagagtctagacttccttgagcatcaccataaGTGgcctagaaaacaaaaacaaaaaaaaaaatactatcttaGTATGAGTAGATCCTAAATACTGCACCAGATATATCTAAAAACATTTATTATCTGATGTGCAAAGTAAACGTAGTTTCCGGTGcttctatttctaaaatttaacaaGCTTTCTCGTTAAGGAGATTAATTTATTCCCTCAATGTAATCAAGGCTGAAATCAATTGGTCACTTTGAAGTAGGTACTAAAATGAGTGCTTGCTTCACCACTTGAGATAGAAGTACAAACTTTCTTTTTCCACTACAGATTCATATATTATTTAGAATTAATTCCATTTAAGACAAGGGTGGTAGGGAATGTTGCTCATCAATAAAGCAAACCCCTTACACTCTTACATGTATTAGAGGTACTCCAAGGGAGGACAATGCCATCTAAGATAAGGAAAAACAATTTAATGAAAAAATCTCTCTTGGAACTctgaaaatatttagatatattttcaaatataggaCTAGACAGTAGAAAGATAGGAGggtggagaagaaaggaagacaaagaaaGGGGTTTTTGGATAAAGATGGTCCCTCAGAGACAATTGGCATTGTTGAGTTAATGTCATAATTTCTCAAAATTAAGGTGATATCAGTACATTTTCAAGCTTTTATATGTAGTAAACTGCTGAATAAGAATGCTAGAATGAAGACAACAAGATTTCCCTCAGAGTAATTGCAAGATCAGTACAAAATTGATTAAACATAGAAGTATAAAGTCTTCAAAAGAATTATTCCAAGGCTAATAGTAATGGAAAAGTACATAAAACAACATTCCTAGGAACTTGTACATAATAAGAGCAAGGTGAAAATTTTCTGAATGCCCATTAATAATTACATCCAATGaatttgcatatatgtttatatggaaTAATGTACAAAAATGAGGTTCATAAATTAAAAGTTTCATCATAGATCAACCTTAAAACATTGATTAATGAAAATACAAAGATGTAAGaatagtaatttaatttttattttagtcactgtgatttacaatactgttaatgatagaatTTCAGCCATATTACATTCTTTTACTCTCACAAAAGTGTACACTTCTCCCCTCCATTGTGTTAGGGTCCCTCTCTCAAACACCACCACCATTTACTACACAAGTTCATAATAATATCAATTCTGATGGTCAGTTCTCTGAATATGTTGCTTTTGGACACTTCCTTTTTCCTTATtatgtttcttaattttatgaagattTTTAGCTCTTATTTGTAATAACATTTCAGAAGTCAAGGAAGTAACTCAAATTTTAGAATACCTTCAGAGAAGAGAAAGCTAAAATCCAGTGGAGAGGATACTTCAAAAAAATCTTGATATAATCTTATAGCTGAACCGGGCTTTAATTTTTTGGTGCTTACTCCTGCCTGTGTATTTAGGGTTCACTCCTATGGAACGCAGTGATGGAAGGAATCAAACCaatgccagctgtgtgcaaggcaagcatattacCCATTGTATTCTTTTCAGACTCTGGATTATATTGAGTAAGGGGATACAATTGTATCAAtataacttttttatatattttcactaaTCAAAATTGGACTAAGAATTGACTTGCCACTTAAGTTTTTTGTATTTAAGTTCTCCATTAGTTTGTATATTTGTTGTATATCCATTTTAATTCACCCATTCACTCATTTACTATGCATTTAGTTTCTATACACTATTTAATATTCTAGGTTTTAATCACTACAGTGATTAAAATTTATGAGCTTTTCACTAATGGCATATAAAATACATAGATAGAAAATATGTCATATTAAGCAGTGATATGTATTTTGAAGAACAAAAAGGTGTAGATAGAAAACTGTTAttctatactttaaatttttttctttttttatttatttaaacaccttgattacatacatgattgtgtttgggtttcagtcatgtaaagaacaccacccatcaccagtgcaacattcccatcaccaatgttccaagtctccctcctccccacttgacccccgcctgtactctaaacaggctctccatttccctcatacattctcattattatgatatttcaaaatgcatttatttctataattaaaatcatcactctttgtggtgagcttgataaagtgagctgtaacttccagctctttttgttttgtgtctgaaaattattattgcaagaatgtttttcatttttcttaaaacccatagatgagtgagatcattctgcatttttctttctctctgacttacttcactcagcataatagactccatgtacatccatgtataggaaaattttatgacttcatctctcctgacagctgcatagtattccattgtgtatatgtaccacagtttctttagccattcgtctgttgaagggcatcttggttgtttccagagtcttgctatggtaaatagtgctgcaatgattataggtgtaaggaagggttttttgtattgtatttttgtgttcctagggtatattcctaggagtggtatagctggatcgtatgggagctcgattttcagtttttggaggaatctccatatcgctttccataaaggttgaactagacggcattcccaccagcagtggataagagttcctttctctccacatccctgccaacactgtttattctcattctttgtgatgtgtgccattctctgtggtgtgaggtggtatcttatcattgttttgatttgcatctccctgatgattagtgatgtggagcactttttcatgtgtcttttggtcatttgtatttcttctttgtcaaagtgtctgttcatttcttctccccattttttgatgggaatagatgttttttcttgtaaagttctgtcaatgccttgtatattttggagattagctccttatctgatgggtattgggtgaatagtttctcccactcagtgggtggctcttgtatcctgggcactatttcctttgaggtgcagaagcttctcagattaatatattcccatctgttaatctctgctttcacttgcttggagagtgcagtttcctccttgaagatgcctgtaatgtcctggagtgttttgcctatgtgctgttctatatatcttatagttttggggctgatatcaaggtctttaatccatttggattttaccttcgtacatgatgttagctgggggtctatgttcaatttcttgcaagtggctatccaattgtgccaacaccacttgttgaagaggctttccctgctccatttaggatttcctgctcctttatcaaaaattaggtgattttatgtctggggaacattttctgagtattcaaacctattccactcttctgagggcctgtccttattccaataccatgctgctttgataactattgctttgtagtacagtttaaagttggggaaagtaattcctcccatattctttttcccaatgattgctttagctattctagggtgtttattgttccaaacaaatttcaaaagtgcctgatccacttctttgaagaatgtcatgggtatctttagagggatagcattgaatctgtataatgccttgggaaatattgccattttgatgatgttaatcctgccaatccatgagcagggtatgagtttccatttctgtgtatcctctcttatttcttggagcagagttttatagttttctttatataggtccttcacatttttagtcatgttatttccaagatatttgagtttgtgtgacacaattgtgaatggggttgttttcttaatgtccatttcatccttattactattggtgaatagaaaggccattgatttttgtgtgttaattttgtagcctgccaccttgctatatgagtctattgtttctagaagctttttagtagagtctttagggttttctaagtagagtatcatgtcatctgcaaacagtgagagcttgacttcttcctttcctatctggattcccttgatatctttttcatgcctaatcgctatagcaagtacttccagtgctatgttgaataggattgttgagagaggacagccttgacttgtgccagaatttagaggaaaggcttttagtttttctccattgaggataatatttgccactggcttgtggtagatggccttaactatattgagaaaggttctttccattcccatcttgctgagagttttgatcaagaatggatgttggaacttatcaaatgctttctctgcatctattgatatgatcatgtggtttttatttttcttgttattgatgttgtgtatgatgttgatagatttacggatgttaaaccatccttgcattcctgggatgaaaccttcttgatcgtagtggatgatcttcttaatgaggcattgaatcctatttgccaggattttgttgaggatctttgcatctgggttcatcagcgatattggtctgtaatttactttttttgtagcatctctgtctggtttaggtatcaaggtgatgttggcttcatagaagctatttggaagtgtttccgtttgttcaatttcatgaaagagtcttgccaggattggtagtagttcctcttggaaagtttgaaagaatttattagtgaatccatctgggcctgggcttctgtttttcggcagacatttgattaccattttaatttcatcattgtTGATGGGGGTGTcttgatatgctacatcctcttccttcaaccgtggaagattataagagtccaagaattaatccatttctttttttttctgattaattttttttaatgcataattttttttatttaaacaccttgattacatacatgattgtgtttgggtttcagtcataaaaggaacaacacccatcaccagtgcaacattcccatcacccaagtcccaaatctccctcctcccccccccaacccccgcctgtaccctaaacaggctctacatttccctcatacattctcaatattaggatagttcaaaatgtagttatttctctaactaaactcatcactctttgtggtgagcttcctgaggtgagctggaacttccagctcttttctcttttgtgtctgaaaattattattacaagggtgtctttcatttttcttaaaacccatagatgagtgagaccattctgcgtttttctctctctctctgacttatttcactcagcataatagattccatgtacatccatgtataggaaaatttcatgacttcatctctcctgaccgctgcataatattccattgtgtatatgtaccacagtttctttagccattcgtctgttgaagggcatcttggttgtttccagagtcttgctatggtaaatagaggtgcaatgaatataggtgtaaggaaggggtttttgtattgtatttttgtgttcctagggtatattcctaggagtggtatagctggatcgtatgggagctcgatttccagtttttggaggaatctccatatcgctttccataaaggttgaactagacagcattcccaccagcagtggataagagttcctttctctccacatccccgccaacactgtttattctcattctttgtgatgtgtgccattctctggggtgtgaggtggtatctcatcgttgttttgatttgcatctccctgatgattagtgatgtggaacattttttcatgtgtcttttggccatgcgtatttcttctttgtcaaagtgtctgttcatttcttctccccattttttgatggggttagatgttttttcttgtaaagttctgtcagtgccttgtatattttggagattagccccttatctgatgggtatttggtgaatagtttctcccactcagtgggtggctcttgtatcctgggcactatttcctttgaggtgcagaagcttctcagcttaatatattcccatctgttaatctctgctttcacttgcttggagagtgcagtttcctccttgaagatgcctgtaatgtcctgtagtgttttgcctatgtgctgttctatatatcttatggttttggggctgatatcgaggtctttaatccatttggattttacctttgtacatgatgttagctgggggtctaagtttaattttttgcaagtggctatccaattgtgccaacaccacttgttgaagaggctttccctgctccatttaggatttcctgctcctttatcacaaattagatggttgtatctctggggaacattttctgagtattcaagcctattccactgatctgaggacctatccttattccaataccatgctgttttgataactgttgctttgtagtacagtttaaagttgggaaaagtaattcctcccatattctttttcccaatgattgctttagctattcgagggtgtttattgttccaaatgaatttcaaaagtgtctgatc from Suncus etruscus isolate mSunEtr1 chromosome X, mSunEtr1.pri.cur, whole genome shotgun sequence includes these protein-coding regions:
- the LOC125998780 gene encoding DDB1- and CUL4-associated factor 8-like translates to MSGANDVEEEEASSSQDLVRSRDVDVPQGQLEQEREEALENWVASEVSPLPRPRWQVVSALRDRQLGSRANFVSEACGARALVQRFQLQCELKGHVGCVSTLQFNQSGAWLTSSGDDMRVIIWDWVQQRALLNFESGFTGIVFQAKFLPNSGDTAMAMCGSDGQVRVAQLCSSPACQTIRRVAQHEAAAHSLALVPHCPHRFLTSGKDGAVYHVDLRLDQPASKMLVIKDNWKTVGLYTIFVNPNNIHEFAVGGQDPVVRLYDQRKMDQRVNNGVLKKFCPPHLCTNKIQPSITSLVYSYDGTELLASYNDEDIYLFNTNSCVEAQYVRRYKGHRNTLPFKGVNFYGPRSQFVVSGSDCGHIFFWEKSSSQIVQCFHGDQGVTINCVEPHPHLPVIASCGLSVTPKIWGPSSIVTTDPEGTKILMKKNKQQRDAFYLCHRGNFENYVIWCLMHQLRS